One part of the Panulirus ornatus isolate Po-2019 chromosome 73, ASM3632096v1, whole genome shotgun sequence genome encodes these proteins:
- the LOC139748366 gene encoding FK506-binding protein 15-like isoform X7 — protein MFYSGPDEDDDEDFTPTSTTSSKLSTLFGGKPDNKSSSLKYVPPKQPRPDQTNSSGSSGAKSSAPSPSKQQITAPATQSTAVLIAAPVHAFLYVNGVAQSQGRVMCCILGNYAEKNFQVIMYRSKQDHLTRTRIHQHFTFTVLPKNYGNFTDDQQRNWSVMFEAAQYGDFVTQMGVCCALVRSSAGSSVPFTQDVTVGEGPALKEGDQAQISLSTWNITDGKKGDQIEEMKTGHRIKLRDVTGNWMAGLVGAQKNTRRLIFTQDGSAPKIYDITVERVKQKGGDQSGRNTPQVDTQQGLREGSSDGSETLDSSTKDVAGNLKEVTGPTVKASLVSRMARVGHPLLPCRPLDNHTLPTDSESEVEEISRRKNLRHNSGSVEELAATPAIRSRASSARSDSQRPEPAPRPPHLSSHTQPLVVYQSSWQQPGILPAGYSTAASGPSGPHGVVSQQLPPASDPTLPLLFSETRSQNTELKIIVSKISDKIDSLMNKIETKEQQQQYGGTFGHSGVVPLRMMHPHQEQYFHNSVVSADPHGLLTQITSIVNENDEMKTKLDDKEKKIISLNDSVTQLLQKNQKLLEEKTDMLVARQQTQEASTSVSLSEVLSLREEKAKITAELSTAQHQLNVLKNELCQSKESLETQHREIHSLKTEMHVQQTARQEADASSQKHLSPEKERLEESLQTLQTERDNLKHLLDTSEQGKEGLRKDLTVMSSKKTVLEEQLQVALTECERLKSQAEATETKLESLTQQVLEEKELNNKKGSDIKQFDGEQEKALVMQSSIVKELQEEVLQLRTRCSEMEEERDHTRNRSELQLQKLAAEKTILEETVQKLKKAASSHSNATPEEIIGTVKKVMNTMFRSLKSQFLDEGTYSGSDVKQTLLNVIRDTTLQVLEELERKSAVAESSSLSQDKKDNQTAVTSIIKDKATESNRENLNEVSCEVESTRIGMTKPCIDNEKPEKMADTREENSIVENEEKSSHWEDTGIVSTTLSASPL, from the exons TGTGAATGGGGTAGCACAATCTCAGGGACGTGTGATGTGCTGCATTCTTGGGAACTATGCTGAGAAAAATTTTCAGGTGATCATGTATCGGTCTAAGCAAGACCACCTTACCCGAACCAGGATACATCAGCACTTCACTTTTACG GTCCTACCAAAGAACTATGGGAATTTCACAGATGATCAACAGAGAAACTGGTCTGTTATGTTCGAAGCTGCGCAATATGGAGACTTTGTCACACAG ATGGGAGTTTGTTGTGCACTAGTGAGGTCTTCTGCAGGAAGTAGTGTACCATTTACACAGGATGTTACAGTAGGTGAAGGACCAGCATTAAAAGAAGGAGACCAGGCTCAAATCTCATTGTCCACATGGAATATTACAGATGGAAAAAAGGGTGATCAG ATTGAGGAAATGAAGACAGGACATCGTATTAAGTTAAGAGATGTCACAGGAAATTGGATGGCAGGACTAGTGGGAGCACAGAAAAACACACGGCGTCTCATCTTTACACAG GATGGCAGTGCACCCAAGATTTATGACATTACTGTAGAACGAGTTAAGCAGAAGGGAGGTGACCAGTCTGGAAGAAATACCCCACAGGTAGATACTCAGCAGGGACTCAGAGAAGGAAGCTCTGATGGATCTGAAACTTTGGATTCATCAACTAAAG ACGTGGCTGGAAACCTAAAGGAAGTTACTGGCCCTACTGTTAAGGCTTCCCTTGTCTCCCGTATGGCTCGGGTTGGTCACCCATTGCTTCCATGTAGACCCCTCGATAATCATACATTACCCACAGATTCAGAGAGTGAAGTG GAAGAAATCTCAAGAAGAAAAAACCTTAGGCATAATAGTGGGTCAGTAGAAGAATTAGCAGCAACCCCAGCCATTAGGTCCAGAGCCTCATCAGCTCGCTCTGACTCCCAGAGACCAGAGCCAGCTCCACGACCTCCTCACCTGTCGTCTCACACACAGCCTCTCGTGGTATATCAATCTTCTTGGCAACAGCCTGGAATTTTG CCTGCTGGGTACTCAACAGCTGCTTCAGGTCCATCGGGACCCCATGGTGTTGTGTCACAACAGCTTCCTCCTGCTTCTGACCCAACTCtacctctcttattttctgagacCAGGTCACAGAACACTGAGCTGAAGATCATTGTTTCCAAGATATCAGATAAGATTGACAGTCTTATGAACAAG ATTGAGAccaaggagcagcagcaacagtatggTGGAACTTTTGGCCATTCTGGTGTTGTGCCTTTGAGAATGATGCATCCACACCAAGAACAGTACTTCCATAACTCAGTTGTTAGTGCAGACCCTCATGGTCTTTTGACACAGATCACTTCaatagttaatgaaaatgatgaaatgaaaaCTAAGTTAgatgataaagagaaaaagattatTTCACTTAATGATTCAGTGACACAGCTGCTTCAGAAGAATCAAAA GCTATTAGAAGAAAAGACAGATATGTTGGTAGCAAGACAACAAACACAGGAAGCAAGCACAAGTGTAAGCTTATCAGAGGTTCTCAGTCTCCGAGAAGAGAAAGCCAAGATCACTGCTGAACTTTCTACTGCCCAGCATCAGTTAAATGTATTGAAG AATGAGTTATGTCAGTCCAAGGAGAGCCTAGAAACCCAGCATAGGGAAATTCATAGTCTAAAGACTGAAATGCACGTACAACAAACTGCTAGGCAAGAGGCAGATGCATCATCTCAGAAACATTTAAGTCCTGAAAAGGAGAGACTTGAAGAAAGTCTACAAACTCTGCAAACGGAGAGAGACAATTTAAAACATTTACTTGATACATCTGAACAAGGTAAAGAGGGACTACGAAAAGACTTAACAGTAATGTCAAGTAAGAAGACAGTTTTAGAAGAACAGCTTCAAGTTGCTCTCACTGAATGTGAGAGGCTTAAAAGTCAAGCTGAAGCAACAGAAACTAAACTTGAATCATTAACACAACAGGTGCTGGAG GAAAAGGAACTGAACAACAAAAAGGGGAGTGATATAAAGCAGTTTGATGGTGAACAAGAGAAGGCTCTTGTGATGCAGTCGTCCATAGTCAAAGAG TTGCAGGAGGAAGTTTTACAGTTACGTACCCGCTGCTCTgaaatggaggaagagagggaccATACCAGGAACAGAAGTGAG TTACAGCTTCAGAAGCTAGCAGCTGAAAAAACCATATTAGAAGAGACTGTCCAAAAGTTGAAGAAAGCAGCTTCAAGCCATTCCAATGCAACTCCAGAGGAAATCATAGGCACTGTGAAAAAGGTTATGAACACCATGTTCCGCAGTCTCAAGTCACAATTTCTGGATGAAGGGACATACTCAGGGTCTGATGTCAAACAGACCCTTCTAAATGTTATAAGG GACACAACTTTACAAGTTCTGGAGGAACTTGAAAGGAAAAGTGCAGTAGCAGAaagttcatcattatcacaagataagaaagataatcaAACAGCAGTAACTTCCATTATAAAAGACAAAGCAACAGAAAGTAATAGAGAAAACTTAAATGAAGTTTCATGTGAAGTTGAGAGTACTAGAATAGGTATGACAAAGCCATGTATTGATAATGAAAAACCAGAAAAAATGGCTGACACAAGAGAAGAAAACAGTATtgttgaaaatgaagaaaaatcatcGCACTGGGAGGATACAG GTATTGTCTCCACAACCCTGTCAGCCTCCCCTCTttag